In Penaeus monodon isolate SGIC_2016 chromosome 15, NSTDA_Pmon_1, whole genome shotgun sequence, a genomic segment contains:
- the LOC119582162 gene encoding uncharacterized protein LOC119582162 has protein sequence MDFDAIKHIRNHWVDEGSPPGTYAPSFPIENPPWSNMGNWGEAYKFINDYFKSYKTPGTFMEIGAQDGEFMSLTLYLEKELGFRGLLVEPNPNDYGKLRARGRTAKSINACATPGIGHRADQLWLRDTPTNLPPILHRIQEGSNRLLQYVSSEDRELGKVVPVQCFNPAAMAAAGLDTTMVDLLTISTHGGELDILASIPRSVRFRMIVMIVPLASQEEWDELKKIVKARGLTAAVDKYNIHIFIPSGEVKVV, from the exons ATGGACTTCGACGCCATCAAACACATCCGCAACCACTGGGTGGACGAAGGCtctcccccaggcacctacgccCCGTCCTTCCCCATCGAAaaccccccctggtccaacatgGGTAACTGGGGCGAGGCCTACAAATTTATCAACGACTATTTCAAGTCTTATAAG ACCCCAGGGACCTTCATGGAGATCGGCGCTCAGGACGGAGAGTTCATGTCCCTGACTCTGTACCTGGAGAAGGAGCTGGGATTCCGCGGGTTGCTGGTCGAGCCAAATCCCAACGACTACGGAAAGCTGCGCGCGCGGGGCAGGACGGCCAAGAGTATCAACGCCTGCGCCACGCCAGGCATCGGGCACAGGGCG GATCAGCTGTGGCTCCGCGACACGCCCACCAACCTCCCCCCGATCCTCCACCGCATTCAGGAGGGAAGCAACAGGCTCCTGCAGTACGTCTCCAGCGAG GACCGCGAGCTGGGCAAGGTCGTGCCCGTGCAGTGCTTCAACCCCGCGGCCATGGCAGCGGCGGGTCTCGACACGACGATGGTGGACCTGCTGACCATCTCCACGCACGGCGGAGAGCTCGACATTCTGGCGTCCATCCCGCGCTCCGTCAGGTTCAGG ATGATCGTGATGATCGTCCCGCTGGCCAGCCAAGAGGAGTGGGACGAACTCAAAAAGATCGTCAAGGCAAGAGGTCTGACCGCCGCCGTCGACAAGTACAACATCCACATTTTCATTCCCTCAGGAGAAGTCAAAGTGGTTTAG